Proteins encoded within one genomic window of Geotalea daltonii FRC-32:
- a CDS encoding SemiSWEET family sugar transporter has translation MNVTYLGLLAGAITTAAAIPQVVRTYRTRQARDISIWQPVLLNVGMSMWLIYGLIIGDTPLIAANAFSIVCYSLLIVMKILYKEDDKSKSCA, from the coding sequence ATGAACGTCACTTACCTCGGTTTGCTTGCCGGAGCAATCACCACAGCCGCAGCGATTCCCCAGGTCGTCAGAACCTATCGCACCCGCCAGGCCCGCGACATTTCCATCTGGCAGCCGGTGCTGCTGAACGTCGGCATGTCCATGTGGCTCATCTACGGCCTGATCATCGGTGACACGCCTCTTATTGCCGCCAACGCATTTTCCATAGTCTGCTATTCGCTGCTCATCGTCATGAAAATTCTTTACAAAGAGGATGACAAATCCAAATCCTGTGCTTAA
- a CDS encoding RNA methyltransferase — MQTSTAISIVLVGTQSPGNIGMVCRAMKNMGLYDLRLVNPCQVDHPEAHKFAVSARDVLDGARLFTSLEDALRDCEISVATTRRHGKYRQEISTPQEIAERVRSQAAMHRVALVFGREDSGLTTEEVALCRWQSTIPTADEYGSLNLAQAVLIFCYELHKRQEVSPAQDTRLLADSAAMEAMYRQMEKTLLKIGFLNPENPAHIMRTLRRIYSRAELDEREVAVLRGMMSQIDWGTGGFKGRKGI, encoded by the coding sequence ATGCAAACAAGTACAGCAATAAGTATTGTTCTGGTGGGTACCCAAAGTCCGGGCAACATCGGCATGGTCTGCCGTGCCATGAAGAACATGGGGCTTTACGACCTGCGGCTGGTTAACCCCTGTCAGGTTGATCATCCTGAAGCCCACAAATTTGCCGTTTCAGCCAGAGATGTCCTTGATGGTGCACGGCTGTTCACCAGCCTTGAAGATGCCTTGCGCGACTGCGAAATTTCCGTTGCCACCACCAGGCGCCACGGAAAATACCGGCAGGAGATTTCGACCCCTCAAGAAATCGCTGAAAGAGTGAGGAGCCAGGCGGCCATGCATCGGGTTGCGCTGGTTTTCGGCCGTGAAGACAGCGGGCTGACAACCGAGGAGGTGGCCCTGTGCCGCTGGCAATCCACCATTCCCACCGCCGATGAGTACGGCTCCCTTAATCTGGCCCAGGCCGTCTTGATCTTCTGCTACGAGTTGCATAAGCGGCAAGAGGTCAGTCCTGCCCAGGATACGAGATTGCTGGCAGATTCCGCCGCCATGGAGGCCATGTACCGGCAGATGGAAAAGACATTGCTCAAGATCGGCTTCCTCAACCCGGAGAATCCGGCCCACATCATGCGCACCCTGCGGCGGATTTATTCAAGGGCTGAGCTGGATGAACGGGAAGTGGCTGTGCTGCGGGGAATGATGTCCCAGATCGACTGGGGAACTGGTGGGTTCAAGGGGAGAAAAGGAATATGA
- a CDS encoding DedA family protein, with protein MQQFLRDYLELHGYWVLFLGTFLEGEAILIMAGFLAFQGYLNLPGVILTAFAGSFFGDQFYFYLGRWKGPFLLKLFTSIARKFRKALRLIEKYGNFVAFISRYTYGFRIVLPIILGMTNLPSSRFLWLNLISALTWAAIFSCAGYLFGKSASLLVEDVQRYEPYLMLTLLGLIACMWLFHFVHAWWRKKPARARLQRMKQKLNNGKQ; from the coding sequence ATTGTTCCTCGGCACTTTCCTTGAGGGGGAAGCGATCCTGATCATGGCGGGTTTTCTCGCTTTCCAGGGGTATCTCAATCTGCCCGGTGTCATCCTCACCGCCTTTGCCGGTTCATTTTTCGGTGACCAGTTCTATTTCTATCTGGGGAGGTGGAAAGGCCCCTTTCTCCTCAAGCTGTTCACCTCCATCGCCAGGAAATTCCGTAAGGCTCTGAGACTTATCGAGAAATACGGGAACTTCGTTGCTTTTATCTCCCGTTATACCTACGGATTCAGGATCGTGCTTCCTATTATCCTGGGAATGACCAATCTTCCGTCTTCAAGATTTCTCTGGCTGAACCTGATCAGCGCCTTGACCTGGGCGGCGATATTTTCCTGCGCCGGCTATCTGTTCGGCAAGAGCGCCTCCCTCTTGGTAGAGGATGTACAGCGCTACGAACCTTACCTGATGCTGACCCTGCTCGGGCTCATTGCCTGCATGTGGCTGTTCCACTTCGTCCATGCCTGGTGGCGGAAAAAACCTGCTCGAGCGCGCCTGCAGAGGATGAAACAGAAACTGAACAATGGAAAACAGTGA